A single genomic interval of Lewinellaceae bacterium harbors:
- a CDS encoding MoaD/ThiS family protein: MPTIRFTTALKRFFPSLKEQEVTGGTVAEVLGEVEAMYPGLKDYVLDEQGRLRQHVNIFLSGELIEDKETLKDKVGEKDEVYVFQALSGG, encoded by the coding sequence ATGCCAACCATACGATTTACCACCGCCCTGAAGCGTTTTTTCCCGTCTCTGAAGGAACAGGAAGTAACCGGAGGCACCGTTGCCGAAGTGCTGGGAGAAGTGGAAGCTATGTACCCCGGCCTCAAAGACTATGTTCTGGACGAACAAGGCCGCCTGCGCCAGCACGTCAACATCTTTCTGAGCGGAGAGCTCATTGAGGATAAGGAAACCCTGAAGGATAAGGTCGGGGAGAAGGATGAGGTGTATGTTTTTCAGGCCTTGTCCGGAGGGTAG
- a CDS encoding glycosyl hydrolase: MKLLTGTSKGLVVYRRSSASWTIEQAHFVGMPISMVYAAPRTSAWWVGLAHRHWGQKLHFSEDEGRSWQTVPMPKYPAGAEFRPGKPASLKKVWCMQQAGPNRPGGLWLGTEPGGLFYSEDNGQHFELVESLWNHPSRLDENQWFGAGRDYPFIHSIVVDPRDEDHVYIAVSCAGVFETRDGGKSWAPRNNGLVAAYLPNPDVEVGHDPHLLLACHANPDVLWQQNHCGIFRTADGGLNWDNVTDKNGLADYGFALAIDHADPDKAWVIPAVSDEMRVAPDLALCVCRTEDGGRSWQALRQGLPQEHCFDIVFRHSLTKKDNVLAFGTTTGNLYLSEDCGESWSCLSSHLARVDFATFA, translated from the coding sequence ATGAAACTCCTCACCGGCACCTCCAAAGGCCTCGTCGTCTATCGCCGTTCCTCCGCCTCCTGGACAATCGAGCAGGCACACTTCGTCGGCATGCCCATTTCCATGGTATACGCCGCCCCCCGCACCAGCGCCTGGTGGGTGGGGCTGGCGCACCGCCACTGGGGGCAAAAGCTGCACTTTTCAGAAGACGAAGGCCGGAGCTGGCAGACCGTGCCCATGCCCAAATACCCGGCTGGCGCCGAGTTCCGGCCCGGAAAGCCCGCCTCCCTGAAAAAGGTGTGGTGCATGCAACAAGCGGGCCCCAACCGCCCCGGTGGCCTGTGGCTGGGCACCGAGCCGGGCGGCCTGTTCTACAGCGAAGACAACGGGCAGCATTTCGAACTGGTGGAAAGCCTGTGGAACCACCCCAGCCGCCTCGACGAAAACCAGTGGTTCGGGGCAGGGCGCGACTATCCCTTCATTCATTCCATCGTCGTCGATCCCCGCGATGAAGATCATGTGTACATCGCCGTGAGCTGCGCCGGCGTATTCGAAACCAGGGACGGTGGAAAGAGCTGGGCGCCCCGCAACAATGGCCTGGTCGCCGCCTACCTGCCCAACCCGGATGTGGAAGTCGGCCACGATCCCCATCTGCTCCTGGCTTGCCATGCCAACCCCGACGTGTTGTGGCAACAAAACCACTGCGGCATCTTCCGCACTGCCGATGGCGGCCTGAATTGGGACAATGTGACCGACAAAAACGGCCTGGCCGACTACGGCTTTGCCCTGGCCATCGACCACGCAGACCCCGACAAAGCCTGGGTCATCCCCGCCGTCAGCGACGAGATGCGGGTAGCGCCCGATCTCGCCCTTTGCGTTTGCCGCACCGAAGACGGCGGCCGCTCCTGGCAAGCCCTGCGCCAGGGCCTGCCCCAGGAACATTGCTTCGACATCGTCTTCCGCCATTCCCTGACCAAAAAGGACAATGTGCTGGCCTTTGGTACCACTACCGGCAACCTCTACCTTTCTGAGGATTGCGGCGAAAGCTGGTCCTGCCTGTCTTCCCACCTGGCGAGAGTAGATTTTGCCACTTTTGCCTGA
- a CDS encoding xanthine dehydrogenase family protein subunit M gives MIPATFDYAAPQSLEEAFSLLEQHGDEAKILAGGHSLIPMMKLRFASPEFLIDINNIPGLSYIKEEDGYLKIGAMTREAELETSKVIHAKYPIFLDATKLIADPQVRNMGTLGGNLAHGDAANDHPALMMALRAEVVISSAEGHRAVPIDEFFYGFYMTAVQPNEILTEIRIPVPGPGTGNAYHKLERKVGDYATAGVAVQLTLDKDGVCTYAGIGLTNVNPTPMRAVRSEEVLLGHKLDAERIELAGQYASEDCSPSSDLRGDEAYKRAMVKVLTKRMINKAIERA, from the coding sequence ATGATACCTGCAACATTCGATTATGCCGCTCCGCAGAGCCTGGAAGAGGCCTTTTCCCTGCTGGAGCAACACGGCGACGAAGCCAAGATCCTTGCAGGTGGCCATAGCCTGATACCAATGATGAAACTGAGGTTTGCCTCGCCGGAATTCTTGATCGACATCAACAATATCCCGGGGCTTTCCTACATCAAGGAGGAAGATGGTTACCTTAAGATCGGGGCGATGACCCGGGAGGCAGAGCTGGAAACCTCCAAAGTCATTCACGCCAAGTATCCCATTTTTCTGGATGCCACCAAGCTGATCGCCGACCCTCAGGTCCGCAACATGGGCACCCTCGGCGGCAACCTCGCCCACGGGGACGCGGCCAACGACCATCCTGCCCTGATGATGGCCCTGCGGGCAGAAGTTGTCATCAGCAGCGCCGAAGGCCATCGCGCCGTGCCCATCGACGAATTTTTCTATGGGTTTTACATGACCGCCGTGCAGCCGAATGAGATCCTCACCGAAATTCGCATACCGGTTCCGGGGCCCGGCACCGGCAATGCGTACCACAAGCTGGAACGCAAAGTGGGCGACTACGCCACCGCCGGCGTTGCCGTACAACTTACCCTTGATAAGGACGGCGTGTGCACCTACGCCGGCATCGGCCTGACCAATGTCAACCCGACGCCGATGCGGGCGGTCCGCTCCGAAGAAGTGCTGCTTGGCCACAAGCTCGATGCGGAGAGGATCGAACTGGCGGGGCAATACGCTTCCGAAGACTGCAGCCCTTCTTCCGACCTGCGCGGAGACGAAGCGTACAAACGCGCCATGGTGAAGGTGCTGACCAAACGCATGATCAACAAGGCTATTGAAAGAGCTTAA
- a CDS encoding (2Fe-2S)-binding protein, producing the protein MKKEITISVNGEKHSLEVEPRTLLVHVIREHLRLTGTHIGCDTSSCGACTVLLNGKSIKSCTVLAVQANGKEISTVEGLATAEGLHPLQEGFKENHGLHCGFCTPGMLMRAVELLEHNPKPTEEEIRWGISGNLCRCTGYNNIVKAIQYAGAKMRGEETPSTEPEFV; encoded by the coding sequence ATGAAGAAAGAAATTACCATATCCGTCAACGGGGAGAAGCATTCCCTGGAGGTAGAACCGCGAACCTTATTGGTTCACGTCATCCGGGAACACCTGCGCCTCACCGGCACCCACATCGGCTGCGACACCAGCAGTTGCGGAGCCTGCACCGTTTTGCTGAATGGGAAATCCATTAAGTCTTGCACTGTATTGGCTGTACAGGCCAATGGCAAGGAGATTTCTACAGTAGAAGGCCTGGCCACCGCCGAAGGCCTGCATCCCTTGCAGGAAGGCTTTAAGGAAAACCATGGCCTGCACTGCGGTTTTTGCACGCCTGGCATGCTGATGCGCGCCGTGGAATTGCTGGAGCACAACCCGAAACCCACCGAGGAAGAAATCCGCTGGGGCATTTCCGGAAACCTGTGCCGCTGCACCGGCTACAACAACATCGTGAAAGCCATTCAATATGCCGGCGCCAAGATGAGAGGCGAAGAGACGCCCTCCACTGAGCCGGAATTTGTATAA
- a CDS encoding carbon-monoxide dehydrogenase large subunit, with the protein MIKCKTSKEIGGMGHSLKRKEDARFIQGKGHYVDDIQLPGMLHMDIVRSPYAYAKIKSINAEEALKIPGVIAVVTGKDLEKYNLHWMPTLMSDTQMVLPTDTVMYQAQEVAAVIATDRYAARDGKEAVMVEYEPMKPVIDPYKALGPDAPVLRTDKEGKKDNHIWHWEVGDKEATEKLFSEAEVVVKEQMHIPRIHVASIETCGCVADYDKVNNHLTMYMTTQAPHAIRTVIALVAGHVGLTEEKVRVISPDIGGGFGGKVPVYPGYVIAIAVSFLVGKPVKWVEDRSENLQADSFARDYHITAEMAGTKDGKILGTRFKILADHGYTDAAANPSKFPTGMFSIGTGSYDYQTTFMEADAVYTNKPPGGVAYRCSFRVTEAVHAIERITDRFAFEIGKDPAQLRMDNFIKKEDFPWKSPTGWEYDSGDYHAGLKLAMDTVGYDELRKEQAEKRKRGELMGIGISTFTEIVGAGPSKDFDILGIKMFDSAEIRVHPTGKAIARFGTKSQGQGHETTYAQIIAEELGIPAEHIQIEEGDTDTAPYGLGTYASRSTPTAGAAAAVAARKLRDKARKIAAYLLEVSEDDLEWEPGKFFVKGAPEKAKTIQEIVFAAYTNHPQGMEAGFEATHYYDPPNLTFPSGAYICVVDIDKETGEIKVRRFVAIDDCGNIINPMIVQGQVHGGLTQGIAPAMYEELIYDEDGNILNGTFMDYLVPTAVESPNWETGHTVTPSPHHPIGAKGVGESPTVGAPPAIANAIVDALSPYGITHLDIPITPFKVWKALREKGVN; encoded by the coding sequence ATGATTAAATGTAAAACATCCAAAGAAATAGGAGGAATGGGCCACTCCCTCAAGAGGAAGGAGGACGCCCGTTTCATCCAGGGCAAGGGCCATTACGTGGATGACATCCAGTTGCCGGGCATGCTCCACATGGACATCGTGCGCAGCCCCTACGCCTACGCTAAGATCAAAAGCATCAATGCCGAAGAAGCTCTGAAAATACCCGGCGTGATCGCCGTGGTGACGGGCAAAGACCTGGAAAAATACAACCTGCACTGGATGCCGACCCTCATGTCGGATACCCAGATGGTGCTGCCCACCGACACGGTCATGTACCAGGCTCAGGAAGTTGCGGCCGTTATCGCTACCGACCGCTACGCCGCCCGCGACGGCAAAGAGGCGGTCATGGTGGAGTACGAGCCTATGAAGCCGGTCATCGACCCTTATAAAGCCCTCGGTCCGGACGCGCCGGTGCTGCGCACCGACAAGGAAGGCAAAAAAGACAACCACATCTGGCACTGGGAAGTAGGCGATAAAGAGGCCACCGAAAAGTTGTTCAGCGAAGCGGAAGTAGTGGTGAAAGAGCAAATGCACATTCCCCGCATCCACGTGGCCTCTATCGAAACCTGCGGTTGCGTGGCCGACTACGACAAGGTCAACAACCACCTCACCATGTACATGACCACCCAGGCGCCGCACGCCATCCGCACGGTGATCGCCCTGGTGGCCGGCCACGTGGGATTGACCGAGGAGAAAGTCCGGGTCATCTCTCCGGACATTGGCGGCGGATTTGGCGGCAAAGTGCCGGTTTATCCGGGTTATGTCATTGCGATTGCCGTTTCCTTCCTGGTGGGCAAGCCGGTGAAGTGGGTGGAAGACCGCAGCGAGAACCTGCAGGCGGACTCCTTCGCCCGCGATTACCACATTACGGCCGAAATGGCGGGCACCAAAGACGGCAAAATCCTGGGCACCCGCTTTAAAATCCTGGCCGACCACGGCTATACCGACGCCGCGGCCAACCCCTCCAAGTTTCCGACGGGCATGTTCTCCATTGGCACCGGTTCCTACGACTACCAGACTACTTTCATGGAAGCCGACGCCGTTTACACCAACAAACCGCCCGGAGGCGTTGCCTATCGCTGCTCTTTCCGCGTGACGGAAGCCGTGCATGCCATTGAGCGCATTACCGACCGCTTCGCTTTCGAGATCGGAAAAGACCCGGCCCAGCTGCGCATGGACAACTTCATTAAAAAAGAAGACTTCCCCTGGAAATCGCCTACAGGCTGGGAATACGACAGCGGCGACTACCATGCCGGCCTGAAATTGGCCATGGATACGGTGGGTTACGACGAACTCCGCAAAGAGCAGGCCGAGAAGCGGAAGCGGGGCGAACTGATGGGCATCGGCATTTCCACCTTTACCGAAATCGTGGGCGCCGGCCCCTCCAAGGACTTTGACATCCTGGGCATCAAGATGTTCGACAGCGCGGAAATCCGCGTGCACCCGACCGGCAAGGCCATCGCCCGCTTCGGCACCAAGTCGCAGGGCCAGGGCCACGAAACGACTTACGCTCAGATCATCGCCGAAGAGCTGGGCATTCCCGCCGAGCACATACAAATTGAAGAAGGCGATACCGATACTGCTCCTTACGGCCTGGGCACCTACGCCAGCCGCAGTACGCCGACCGCCGGCGCCGCCGCTGCTGTTGCCGCCCGCAAGCTGAGGGACAAAGCCAGAAAGATCGCTGCCTACCTGCTGGAGGTGAGCGAGGACGACCTGGAATGGGAACCCGGCAAGTTCTTCGTCAAAGGAGCGCCGGAAAAGGCGAAGACGATACAGGAGATCGTTTTTGCCGCCTACACCAACCACCCCCAGGGCATGGAGGCCGGCTTCGAAGCCACCCACTACTACGATCCGCCCAACCTGACTTTCCCCTCCGGGGCTTACATCTGCGTGGTGGATATCGACAAAGAAACCGGCGAGATCAAGGTACGCCGCTTTGTGGCCATCGACGACTGCGGCAACATCATCAACCCGATGATCGTGCAGGGGCAGGTGCACGGCGGGCTTACCCAGGGCATCGCCCCGGCGATGTACGAAGAGCTCATCTACGACGAAGACGGCAACATCCTCAACGGCACCTTCATGGATTACCTGGTGCCTACGGCGGTGGAGTCCCCAAATTGGGAAACGGGCCATACGGTCACGCCTTCGCCCCACCACCCGATTGGCGCCAAAGGAGTTGGCGAATCGCCCACGGTGGGCGCCCCGCCGGCCATCGCCAATGCGATCGTGGATGCGCTGTCGCCCTACGGCATTACCCACCTCGACATTCCGATCACGCCGTTTAAGGTGTGGAAGGCATTGAGGGAGAAGGGGGTGAATTAG
- a CDS encoding SRPBCC family protein — protein sequence MKTTIEKNFQVEQPIGKVWEYLSDPAKIVTCVPGASLTDTIDEDNYKGEVSLKFGPVKAKYNGQITFQERDQENYKMQLLGKGLDSKGKGSADMLMNGVLVENDGKTDVTCTMEVTITGMLAQFGSRLINDVSGSVFDQFVANFKAKLAGEEVDNTLKAGSMVGTVVKGIFGKNKEG from the coding sequence ATGAAGACCACAATAGAAAAAAACTTTCAGGTAGAACAACCCATCGGCAAGGTATGGGAATACCTCAGCGACCCGGCCAAGATCGTGACCTGCGTGCCGGGCGCCAGCCTGACCGATACGATCGATGAGGATAACTATAAGGGAGAAGTCAGCCTGAAGTTCGGGCCGGTGAAGGCCAAATACAACGGGCAGATCACCTTCCAGGAAAGAGACCAGGAGAACTACAAGATGCAGTTGCTGGGCAAGGGCCTGGATTCCAAAGGCAAGGGCAGCGCCGATATGCTGATGAACGGCGTGCTGGTGGAAAATGATGGCAAAACCGACGTGACCTGCACGATGGAAGTGACCATCACCGGCATGCTGGCGCAGTTTGGCTCCCGCCTCATCAACGACGTTTCCGGTTCGGTGTTCGACCAGTTTGTCGCCAACTTCAAGGCCAAGCTGGCCGGGGAGGAGGTGGACAATACCCTGAAGGCGGGCTCTATGGTGGGGACGGTGGTGAAGGGGATTTTTGGGAAGAATAAGGAAGGTTGA
- a CDS encoding MoxR family ATPase — protein sequence MLRLGKPLLLEGHPGVGKTEVANVLAAYLNTDIIRLQCYEGLDVNSAVYEWNYQKQLLSIKIQEASDKTEAEKEAHIFGEEFLLKRPLLQSITHPERAPVLLIDEIDRADEEFEAFLLELLSAFQISIPEMGTVKATHRPLAILTSNRTRELSDALKRRCLYHWVNFPDEEKERRIVQKHLPGIEEQLLTRVVRVVQAIRQQKLEKTPGIAETLDWAQGLQALGYKDLSEEAMARSLGCLLKSAKDIERVKAEGLEVLIDP from the coding sequence ATGCTGCGCCTGGGCAAGCCGCTCCTGCTGGAGGGGCATCCGGGGGTGGGCAAGACCGAGGTGGCCAATGTATTGGCGGCTTACCTTAATACCGACATCATCCGGCTGCAGTGCTACGAGGGGCTGGATGTGAACTCCGCCGTTTACGAGTGGAATTACCAGAAACAATTGCTTTCCATCAAGATTCAGGAAGCCAGCGACAAGACCGAAGCGGAGAAGGAAGCGCACATTTTCGGCGAGGAGTTCCTCCTGAAGCGCCCCCTCCTGCAGTCCATCACCCATCCGGAGCGGGCGCCCGTCCTGCTGATCGACGAGATCGACCGGGCGGATGAGGAGTTCGAAGCCTTCCTGCTGGAGTTGCTGTCCGCCTTCCAGATCAGCATACCGGAGATGGGCACCGTCAAGGCCACGCACCGGCCGCTGGCCATTCTGACTTCCAACCGCACCCGGGAGCTGAGCGACGCCCTCAAGCGCCGCTGCCTCTATCACTGGGTAAATTTTCCGGACGAGGAAAAAGAGAGGCGCATTGTGCAAAAGCATTTGCCGGGCATCGAGGAGCAATTGCTCACCAGAGTGGTTCGCGTGGTGCAGGCCATCCGGCAGCAGAAGCTGGAAAAGACGCCCGGCATCGCCGAGACGCTCGACTGGGCGCAGGGCCTGCAGGCTTTGGGGTACAAGGACCTCAGCGAAGAAGCTATGGCCAGAAGCCTGGGCTGCCTGCTGAAGTCGGCGAAGGACATCGAGCGGGTGAAAGCTGAGGGACTGGAAGTGTTAATCGATCCCTGA
- a CDS encoding VWA domain-containing protein, producing the protein MPERPHFSSYNSLTEAVIGFAHLARREGWTVGVQETQDALMAASYGTLEEPDAFKYALKAIFCANKEESERFEQLFGSFWGKRKGAIKSKMTYKNQSNIQRKSPGSLVWMGQGESKEEERKEDGKNVSGANKIERLRQTDFSKVEEMDSELLEELALQLWKQMSLRMKRKLKASANHGRIDLRQTIRASIGYGGDPLDLRRKKRMPRRQRLAILLDVSGSMDKYSFFLLRFIWALRAHFGQVEAFIFSTNLVRITDYLDSKDLGHTLALLTVRAHNWSSGTKIGWCMQQFNEQHAKQVLSGSSTVIVLSDGLDTGEPELLASELAKIKQRTRRLIWLNPLKGMAGYEPIAKGMSAALPEIDVFNSAHNLNSLLELENYLTHV; encoded by the coding sequence ATGCCAGAACGTCCGCACTTTTCATCCTACAACAGCCTTACCGAAGCCGTCATCGGCTTCGCGCACCTGGCGCGGCGGGAGGGCTGGACGGTGGGCGTGCAGGAAACGCAGGACGCCCTGATGGCTGCCTCGTACGGAACCCTGGAAGAGCCGGACGCCTTCAAATACGCCCTGAAGGCCATTTTTTGCGCCAACAAGGAGGAGAGCGAGCGCTTTGAGCAACTTTTCGGCAGCTTTTGGGGCAAGCGCAAAGGCGCCATCAAAAGCAAGATGACGTACAAGAACCAGTCGAACATCCAGCGGAAATCGCCGGGTTCGCTGGTGTGGATGGGGCAGGGAGAAAGCAAAGAAGAAGAAAGGAAAGAAGACGGCAAGAACGTGTCGGGGGCGAATAAAATAGAACGCCTGCGGCAGACCGATTTTTCGAAGGTCGAAGAGATGGACAGCGAGTTGCTGGAAGAGCTGGCCCTTCAGTTGTGGAAACAGATGAGCCTGCGGATGAAGCGCAAGCTGAAAGCCTCCGCCAACCACGGGCGCATCGACCTGCGGCAGACCATACGCGCCAGCATCGGATACGGGGGCGACCCACTCGACCTGCGCCGCAAAAAGCGGATGCCTCGCCGTCAAAGGTTGGCCATTCTGCTGGACGTGAGCGGTTCGATGGACAAGTACAGCTTTTTCCTCCTGCGTTTCATCTGGGCCCTGCGCGCTCACTTCGGGCAGGTGGAAGCTTTTATTTTCAGCACGAACCTGGTGCGCATCACCGATTACCTGGATTCTAAAGACCTCGGGCACACCCTGGCGCTGCTCACCGTCCGGGCCCACAACTGGTCGAGCGGAACCAAGATCGGCTGGTGCATGCAGCAATTCAACGAACAGCATGCCAAGCAAGTATTGTCGGGCAGTTCTACCGTGATCGTCCTGAGCGACGGGCTGGATACCGGCGAGCCGGAACTGCTGGCGAGCGAGCTCGCCAAAATCAAACAACGCACCCGGCGGCTGATCTGGCTCAACCCCCTGAAAGGCATGGCGGGTTACGAGCCCATTGCCAAGGGAATGAGCGCCGCCCTGCCCGAGATCGACGTTTTTAACTCAGCTCACAACCTGAACAGTTTGCTGGAGCTGGAAAATTATTTGACCCATGTTTAA
- a CDS encoding XdhC family protein: protein MFNQFLEKAQRLTKNKEPFAIAFVVNRQLPSSGKPGDKAVIEKDGTITGWIGGGCTRGIVLKEAAAALKDGKPRVVRISPEAPGESRPGVVDYNMTCQSGGTVELYIEPVLPRPHLLILGKSHVAMALSRIGRAIDYPVTVVAKGADNHAFPDAERVMDTGTVDPALLNPNTFIVVCTQGENDEDALQQALESELPYVSFVASRAKANAVFRVLRQRGLTFEQLKRVKTPAGLDINAKLPEEVAISILAEVVAFLRSEEMPQPARAANAEVEENDKIFINPVCNVPVEKATAKHVLEYEGMNYYFCCDGCKVSFEKEPEKYALKPEQAT from the coding sequence ATGTTTAATCAATTCCTGGAAAAGGCCCAGCGCCTTACGAAAAATAAAGAACCCTTTGCCATCGCTTTTGTAGTCAACCGGCAGTTGCCGTCTTCCGGCAAGCCGGGGGATAAAGCTGTCATTGAAAAAGACGGCACGATTACCGGCTGGATCGGAGGGGGCTGTACGCGGGGCATCGTCCTCAAGGAAGCGGCGGCGGCGCTCAAAGACGGCAAGCCCCGGGTGGTGCGCATCAGCCCAGAAGCACCCGGCGAATCCCGGCCGGGCGTGGTGGATTACAACATGACCTGCCAAAGCGGCGGCACGGTGGAACTGTACATCGAACCCGTGTTGCCCCGCCCCCACTTGCTGATCCTGGGGAAATCGCATGTAGCCATGGCCCTGTCGCGCATCGGGCGGGCGATAGACTATCCGGTCACCGTAGTGGCAAAAGGGGCGGACAACCACGCCTTCCCGGATGCGGAGCGGGTAATGGATACCGGTACTGTTGACCCGGCGTTGCTGAATCCAAACACCTTTATTGTGGTTTGCACACAGGGGGAGAATGACGAGGATGCCTTGCAGCAGGCCCTGGAATCGGAGCTGCCGTATGTATCCTTCGTGGCCAGCCGGGCCAAGGCCAACGCTGTTTTTCGCGTGTTGCGGCAACGCGGCCTGACGTTTGAGCAGTTGAAGCGGGTAAAGACCCCTGCCGGGCTGGACATCAACGCCAAGCTGCCCGAAGAGGTGGCCATCAGCATCCTGGCCGAAGTGGTCGCCTTTCTGCGCAGCGAGGAGATGCCCCAGCCGGCTCGAGCCGCCAATGCCGAAGTGGAAGAAAACGATAAAATTTTCATCAACCCGGTTTGCAATGTGCCGGTGGAGAAGGCCACGGCGAAACACGTGCTTGAATATGAGGGGATGAATTACTATTTTTGCTGCGACGGGTGCAAGGTGTCCTTCGAGAAAGAACCGGAAAAGTACGCCTTGAAACCAGAACAAGCAACATAA
- a CDS encoding TetR/AcrR family transcriptional regulator produces the protein MKRNTKQRILDAALQLFNMEGYVNVRLAQIAEQADMSVGNMAYHFPHKTQILEGIYEELQAEQQQLLTDINLAPLFENFDHFIRSTYILQKKYIFFYLDTLELIRTSEKLKKIHQEHLQWQRMQLELLLEFNRARGVVEWGANLENPQRLARHLRHVMDSWHSLQLIEGFPVDDFSDYRACCWSIVQPYFTAMGWKEYGQLKRASDTPVVK, from the coding sequence ATGAAACGAAATACAAAACAGCGAATACTGGACGCTGCCCTCCAACTATTCAATATGGAGGGTTATGTAAATGTCCGGCTGGCGCAGATCGCCGAGCAGGCCGATATGAGCGTGGGCAACATGGCGTATCACTTCCCGCATAAAACGCAAATCCTGGAAGGCATCTACGAAGAATTGCAGGCGGAGCAACAGCAGTTGCTGACCGACATCAACCTGGCCCCTTTGTTTGAAAATTTCGATCATTTTATTCGATCAACCTATATATTGCAGAAAAAGTATATATTTTTCTATCTGGATACGCTGGAGCTGATTCGCACCTCGGAAAAACTGAAAAAGATACACCAGGAACATTTGCAGTGGCAACGCATGCAACTCGAACTGTTGCTGGAGTTCAACCGGGCCCGGGGCGTAGTGGAATGGGGAGCTAATTTGGAAAACCCCCAGCGCCTGGCGCGCCATCTGAGGCATGTTATGGACAGTTGGCATAGCCTGCAACTGATTGAAGGATTCCCGGTTGATGATTTCAGTGACTACAGAGCCTGTTGCTGGTCGATCGTACAGCCCTATTTTACGGCCATGGGGTGGAAAGAATACGGTCAATTAAAAAGGGCTTCGGATACTCCAGTTGTGAAATGA
- a CDS encoding nickel-dependent hydrogenase large subunit — MEKAAASGTAQAEKDLLARVYLNRKGVVARATFISAVYQGDKGILAGQPARAALVIPSRIFGFCGGSHQLAAAMALEHAWEAELPPNALPLRSVAQAAEILQNTSRWFYTTFAPDLAHPSFSGKPLFGAASRRFTAFKGESFRPGIMASTYPMALYALFAGQWPHSNFIVPGGVATEVQPKELTRAFSLLDQYCRQWLEPVWLGCSLERYLEIRDWNGLMAWLDEKEEHFNSDFGLFIRVALEYQLDKLGKVEPHLLSYGAFYNKNGYFAVTPGNYLKSVQIPGAYFDGKTLQPFSHEWLAESLRDNKEAHRFGYQGEAVEVGPIARMLIKGKYKQQHNGLHPSLFANVYAEKGASVFTRVLARMHEACVLLNRMRAWLAQLELGAPCQLEVIEQDGWGLGLTEAPRGALAHFVQLEGGKIKDYTILQPTMLNLQSGEATGKTPPMANALKDTEIKDLKNPIEVGLIARSFDACLACNVELFKNRSEKEIGKAKV; from the coding sequence ATGGAAAAAGCAGCAGCCTCGGGCACGGCCCAGGCTGAAAAAGACCTGTTGGCGAGGGTATACCTCAATCGCAAGGGCGTCGTTGCCCGGGCAACCTTCATTTCTGCTGTTTATCAGGGAGATAAAGGAATACTCGCCGGGCAGCCGGCACGGGCTGCGCTGGTTATCCCTTCCCGCATTTTCGGTTTTTGCGGAGGTTCTCACCAGCTGGCGGCCGCCATGGCCCTGGAGCATGCCTGGGAGGCGGAGCTGCCGCCCAATGCCCTGCCGCTCCGGTCGGTAGCCCAGGCAGCGGAAATCCTTCAGAACACCAGCCGCTGGTTTTACACCACCTTCGCTCCCGACCTGGCCCATCCTTCTTTTTCCGGCAAGCCCCTGTTTGGGGCGGCGAGCCGCCGGTTCACTGCCTTCAAAGGCGAATCTTTTCGGCCGGGCATCATGGCCAGCACTTACCCCATGGCCCTCTACGCCCTGTTTGCCGGCCAATGGCCTCATTCCAATTTCATCGTTCCGGGAGGGGTGGCCACCGAAGTTCAACCCAAAGAACTGACGCGGGCTTTCTCTCTGCTCGACCAATACTGCCGGCAATGGCTGGAACCCGTCTGGCTGGGCTGCTCCCTGGAACGCTACCTGGAAATCCGGGACTGGAACGGCCTGATGGCCTGGCTGGACGAGAAAGAGGAGCATTTCAACAGCGACTTTGGCCTTTTCATCCGGGTTGCTCTGGAATACCAATTGGACAAACTGGGCAAGGTGGAGCCTCATCTGCTTTCTTATGGCGCATTTTACAACAAAAATGGGTATTTTGCAGTTACACCAGGCAACTATTTGAAATCTGTGCAAATTCCGGGAGCTTATTTCGACGGAAAAACGCTCCAGCCCTTCAGCCATGAGTGGTTGGCAGAGAGCCTGAGAGACAACAAAGAAGCCCACCGGTTCGGCTATCAGGGCGAAGCAGTGGAAGTGGGGCCGATAGCGCGTATGCTGATCAAGGGAAAATATAAACAGCAGCACAACGGGTTGCATCCTTCCTTATTTGCCAATGTTTATGCAGAAAAAGGAGCATCCGTGTTCACCCGGGTATTGGCGCGCATGCACGAAGCTTGTGTGCTGCTGAACCGGATGAGGGCCTGGCTGGCCCAACTGGAACTCGGCGCGCCCTGCCAGTTGGAAGTTATAGAACAGGATGGATGGGGCCTGGGCCTTACCGAAGCCCCCCGGGGCGCTCTGGCTCACTTTGTCCAGCTGGAGGGTGGAAAGATCAAGGATTATACCATACTGCAGCCCACCATGCTCAACCTCCAGTCGGGGGAAGCAACGGGCAAAACGCCCCCAATGGCCAATGCCCTGAAAGACACCGAAATTAAAGACCTGAAAAACCCCATTGAAGTGGGATTGATCGCCCGCTCCTTCGACGCCTGCCTGGCTTGCAATGTAGAACTGTTTAAGAACAGGTCGGAAAAAGAGATCGGGAAGGCGAAGGTGTGA